The Pyrus communis chromosome 14, drPyrComm1.1, whole genome shotgun sequence sequence CATTTCTGTTCAAATTAATCAACATAGACTCATGTGAAGTCATGTGATTGCTGCATCCACTATCAATATACCAAACATGCTCACTTTTGACAATTGCAGCATAATTACAAGCAAAGAACATAGAGGTTTCCTCCTCCATTTGTTGTGCCACTTGAACCTGTTGAACTGGTTTACTTCTGCAATCTCTAGCAAAGTGATTAAATCAGCCACAATTGTGACACTTTGGCTTTCCCTTAAACATGCATTCACCATAGTGtacattcccacagattttacaTGCCTCTCTTGTGTTCTCCTTgttagtactggtttggtactgaggtgcttttataaaaaaatgggtatcaaaaaaagttgagctcaaaaaggtgtttggtaaacacttaaaaacagcttattttcatagtttttggtgaaaaaaagctgaaaacgtgaagcaacaaaaatgagattattctcacaacacagcaaAAACAGTTACCAACCCTTAAACCAAGGTTTGGTAGCATATTGAGGCCTATCATTAGCCTTAAAATCACCCTTCTTATCCCTAAATTTGAGAGGCTTCTTCCCCTTGTACCCAGTGGTCTGTGAtccatttttgttttgaatactATGACTGCTAAATGCCTTATCACTCACTTCCTCATCTTCAGTATGCCTTTTCAACCTTTGCTCAAATCCTTTCAAAGTTGCAACAACCTCATTTGGATCAATCTCATCCAATTTCTTAGTTCCCTCAATGACAGACACAATGTTATCATATACAGGAGTTAGACTAATTAACATTTTCTCAACTAGTCTCTTATTTGGCAAAGTTTCACCAAACATCTTCATCTTATTCACAAGAGCAAATAATCTAGCTAGATAATCAAAAAGATATTCACTATTTTTCATTCTAGCATATTCAAAATCTTTGCAAATACCTTGTAATTTCACAACCATAACTTGAGCATCACCTTTAAATTCCTGCTTGAGAACATCCCAAGCATCTTTTGCAGTTTCTTGATTTGCGATCCTAGGAAAGATCTCATCACTCACAACACCTTGTATCAATCCTAACGCCTTTGCATCTCTGGAGATGAGATCCTGAGCAACAAGAATTTGCTTCTCATCCGTCTTCTTCCTTTCCTTCAACAATGTGCTTCAACAAAGCTCCATAGATTGTGAGACGTAAATATAGACTTCATTCTTATACACCAAAATTC is a genomic window containing:
- the LOC137714657 gene encoding uncharacterized protein; translated protein: MAGSSTDLRALERKKTDEKQILVAQDLISRDAKALGLIQGVVSDEIFPRIANQETAKDAWDVLKQEFKGDAQVMVVKLQGICKDFEYARMKNSEYLFDYLARLFALVNKMKMFGETLPNKRLVEKMLISLTPVYDNIVSVIEGTKKLDEIDPNEVVATLKGFEQRLKRHTEDEEVSDKAFSSHSIQNKNGSQTTGYKGKKPLKFRDKKGDFKANDRPQYATKPWFKGW